TAGGGATATATCTTTGCCCTATGATTAGTTATATGTCCCTTTTTCTCGGGGTTTTTATCACAGCACTAGGCGTATTTGCTCTCTGGGTTGCTATTAGGCTATTGCGCCAGCCTCCAAGTATTGAGCCCAATGCCATAGAAGAGCGCTTGGAGCTTGTCCTTGAATCTTTTGATAGATTAGCTTCTCGAGTTGCTGAAAAAGTCGATCTAGCTGATATCGCAGTACATGTGAAAAATGTAAGCACACAGACTGATGAACTACATCGTGTTATGTCGAATAATCAATTAAGAGGCTTGTGGGGCGAGCGTATCGCAGAGGACATCCTGACTTCTGCCGGATTAATTGAAGGAATAGGTTACTATCGGCAAAAAGTTCAGCAGGAATCAGGCTCACGTCCCGATTTCACCTTCCCTTTGCCCGGTGGTCTTCGATTAAACATGGACGTTAAGTTCCCGATGGAAAATTATCGTAAAATGCTTGATTCTATCGAAGGTCGAGATAAGGAATTAGCTCAAAAACAATTAATGCAAAATGTTCGCACCCAAATACGTGAAGTTTCGACTAGGGATTATATTGATCCAACCAGCGGGACTGTTGACTGTGCTTTAATGCTCATACCCAGCGAAAGTGTTTATACTGATCTTCAACGATTAGCTCCAAATTTAATGGATTTTGCTCTATCAAATCGTGTGGTCTGTTGCTCACCATTAACTCTATTCGCTGTATTAGCTGTTATTCGGCAAGCTTCTGAAAGTATGCAGCTTACGCAGGCTTCAAGAGATCTTGCTGTTTCTTTGGGCAAATTTCGTACCGAGATATCCAAATTTTTTGAAAAAATTGATAA
The DNA window shown above is from Dehalococcoidia bacterium and carries:
- a CDS encoding DNA recombination protein RmuC, with amino-acid sequence MSLFLGVFITALGVFALWVAIRLLRQPPSIEPNAIEERLELVLESFDRLASRVAEKVDLADIAVHVKNVSTQTDELHRVMSNNQLRGLWGERIAEDILTSAGLIEGIGYYRQKVQQESGSRPDFTFPLPGGLRLNMDVKFPMENYRKMLDSIEGRDKELAQKQLMQNVRTQIREVSTRDYIDPTSGTVDCALMLIPSESVYTDLQRLAPNLMDFALSNRVVCCSPLTLFAVLAVIRQASESMQLTQASRDLAVSLGKFRTEISKFFEKIDNLSTRFDSAQGVLDEINGIRRKKLQASVNSLLSFDQIDRD